A portion of the Salmo trutta chromosome 1, fSalTru1.1, whole genome shotgun sequence genome contains these proteins:
- the LOC115198021 gene encoding signal transducer and activator of transcription 5B isoform X1 encodes MAVWIQAQQLQGDALHQMQSLYGQHFPIEVRHYLSQWLEGQLWDVIDLENPQEEFKAKRLLDSLIQELQNKAEHQVGEDGFLLKIKLGHYASQLKSTYDRCPLELVRCIKHILYTEQRLVREASNSSSPVGGMMDSMSQKYQQINQAFEELRLLTQDTENDLRKLQHNQEYFIIQYQESLRIQAQLTSLATLPPADRQLREPTLLSKRATVEAWLTREANTLQKYRLDLAEKHQKSLQLLRKQQTIILDDELIHWKRRQQLAGNGGPPEGGLDILQSWCEKLAETIWQNRQQIRRAEHLRQQLPIPGPIEELLNDLNSTITDIISALVTSTFIIEKQPPQVLKTQTKFAATVRLLVGGKLNVHMNPPQVKATIISEQQAKALLKNENTRNDSSGEILNNNCVMEYHQATGTLSANFRNMSLKRIKRSDRRGAESVTEEKFTILFESQFSVGGNELVFQVKTLSLPVVVIVHGSQDNNATATVLWDNAFAEPGRVPFIVPDKVLWPQLCEALNMKYKAEVQSNRGLSEENLVFLAQKAFSSSSINPDDYRGMTMTWSQFNRESLPGRNFTFWQWFDGVMELTKKHLKPHWNDGAILGFVNKQQAQDMLMSKPNGTFLLRFSDSEIGGITIAWVAENPNKPGERMVWNLMPYTTKDFSIRSLADRISDLNHLLFLYPDRPKDEVFSKYYTPPLSKAVDGYVKPQIKQVVPEFTTTNPDPAANPTYMDHGASPVVSHPPNYGIYQPMSDSMLDADGDFDLDDTMDVARHVEELLRRPMENQWRGQQS; translated from the exons ATGGCAGTGTGGATCCAGGCCCAGCAGCTCCAGGGGGATGCGCTGCACCAGATGCAGTCTCTCTATGGACAGCACTTCCCCATCGAGGTGCGCCATTACCTGTCCCAGTGGCTCGAGGGCCAACTCTG GGATGTGATCGATCTGGAGAACCCCCAGGAGGAGTTTAAGGCCAAGCGTCTGCTGGACAGCCTGATCCAGGAGCTGCAGAACAAGGCTGAGCATCAGGTGGGAGAGGACGGCTTCCTGCTCAAGATCAAACTGGGACACTACGCCAGCCAGCTCAAG AGCACGTATGACCGCTGCCCTCTGGAGCTGGTGAGATGCATCAAACACATCCTGTACACGGAGCAGAGGCTAGTCCGAGAGGCCTCTAAT TCGAGCTCCCCAGTGGGCGGGATGATGGACAGCATGTCCCAGAAGTACCAGCAGATCAACCAGGCATTCGAGGAGCTGCGCCTGCTGACCCAGGACACAGAGAACGACCTGAGAAAGCTCCAGCACAACCAGGAGTACTTCATCATCCAGTACCAGGAGAGCCTCCGCATCCAGG cccagttgACCAGCCTGGCCACACTGCCCCCTGCTGACAGACAGCTAAGGGAGCCCACATTACTGAGCAAGAGAGCCACCGTGGAGGCCTGGCTCACACGGGAGGCCAACACACTACAGAAATACAGACTG gACCTGGCAGAGAAGCACCAGAAGAGCCTGCAGCTGCTGAGGAAGCAACAGACCATCATCCTGGATGACGAGCTGATCCACTGGAAGAGACGGCAACAGCTGGCCGGCAACGGGGGTCCTCCGGAGGGGGGGCTGGACATCTTGCAGTCCTG GTGTGAGAAGTTGGCAGAGACCATCTGGCAGAACAGGCAGCAGATCAGGAGAGCAGAACACCTGAGACAACAGCTTCCCATCCCCGGCCCCATCGAGGAGCTACTGAACGACCTCAACAGCACCATCACAGACATCATCTCAGCACTGgtcaccag cACCTTTATCATAGAGAAGCAGCCTCCCCAGGTGCTGAAGACCCAGACCAAGTTTGCCGCCACAGTGCGCCTCCTAGTGGGTGGAAAGCTCAATGTGCACATGAACCCCCCGCAGGTCAAGGCCACCATCATCAGTGAACAGCAGGCGAAGGCCTTGCTTAAGAATGAGAACACCAGGAA TGACAGCAGTGGAGAGATCCTTAACAACAACTGTGTGATGGAGTACCACCAGGCCACAGGAACACTCAGCGCCAACTTCAGGAACATG TCTTTGAAGAGGATCAAGCGCTCGGACCGGCGAGGGGCGGAGTCTGTGACAGAGGAGAAGTTTACCATTCTGTTTGAGTCTCAGTTCAGCGTCGGGGGTAATGAGCTGGTCTTTCAAGTTAAG acgtTATCACTTCCTGTGGTGGTGATCGTCCACGGTAGCCAAGACAATAACGCCACGGCAACAGTACTGTGGGACAACGCTTTTGCCGAACCC ggTCGGGTGCCCTTCATAGTGCCTGACAAGGTGCTGTGGCCCCAGCTGTGTGAGGCCCTCAACATGAAGTACAAGGCGGAGGTGCAGAGTAACCGTGGCCTCTCAGAGGAGAACCTGGTCTTCCTGGCCCAGAAAGCCTTCAGTAGCTCCAGCATCAACCCTGATGACTACCGCGGCATGACCATGACCTGGTCCCAGTTCAACAGG GAGAGTCTGCCTGGCAGGAATTTCACGTTCTGGCAGTGGTTTGATGGGGTCATGGAACTCACAAAAAAACATCTCAAACCACACTGGAATGATGG GGCGATCCTGGGATTTGTGAACAAGCAGCAGGCCCAGGACATGTTGATGTCCAAACCCAACGGGACCTTCCTTCTCCGCTTCAGCGACTCTGAGATCGGAGGGATCACTATCGCCTGGGTGGCTGAGAATCCCAACAAACCAG GGGAGAGGATGGTGTGGAACCTCATGCCCTACACAACCAAAGACTTCTCCATCCGCTCTCTGGCTGACCGCATCAGTGACCTCAACCACCTCCTGTTCCTCTACCCAGACAGACCCAAGGATGAGGTCTTCTCCAAATACTACACGCCACCCCTGT CCAAAGCAGTGGATGGATATGTGAAACCGCAGATCAAACAAGTGGTACCAga GTTCACCACGACCAATCCTGACCCAGCAGCAAACCCCACCTACATGGATCACGGAGCCTCCCCTGTTGTCAGTCACCCTCCAAACTACGGCATATACCAGCCTAT GAGTGACTCCATGTTAGATGCGGACGGTGACTTTGACCTGGATGACACCATGGACGTGGCGCGACACGTTGAGGAGCTGCTGCGGCGACCTATGGAGAACCAATGGAGAGGCCAGCAGTCGTGA
- the LOC115198021 gene encoding signal transducer and activator of transcription 5B isoform X2 has protein sequence MAVWIQAQQLQGDALHQMQSLYGQHFPIEVRHYLSQWLEGQLWDVIDLENPQEEFKAKRLLDSLIQELQNKAEHQVGEDGFLLKIKLGHYASQLKSTYDRCPLELVRCIKHILYTEQRLVREASNSSSPVGGMMDSMSQKYQQINQAFEELRLLTQDTENDLRKLQHNQEYFIIQYQESLRIQAQLTSLATLPPADRQLREPTLLSKRATVEAWLTREANTLQKYRLDLAEKHQKSLQLLRKQQTIILDDELIHWKRRQQLAGNGGPPEGGLDILQSWCEKLAETIWQNRQQIRRAEHLRQQLPIPGPIEELLNDLNSTITDIISALVTSTFIIEKQPPQVLKTQTKFAATVRLLVGGKLNVHMNPPQVKATIISEQQAKALLKNENTRNDSSGEILNNNCVMEYHQATGTLSANFRNMSLKRIKRSDRRGAESVTEEKFTILFESQFSVGGNELVFQVKTLSLPVVVIVHGSQDNNATATVLWDNAFAEPGRVPFIVPDKVLWPQLCEALNMKYKAEVQSNRGLSEENLVFLAQKAFSSSSINPDDYRGMTMTWSQFNRESLPGRNFTFWQWFDGVMELTKKHLKPHWNDGAILGFVNKQQAQDMLMSKPNGTFLLRFSDSEIGGITIAWVAENPNKPGERMVWNLMPYTTKDFSIRSLADRISDLNHLLFLYPDRPKDEVFSKYYTPPLSKAVDGYVKPQIKQVVPEFTTTNPDPAANPTYMDHGASPVVSHPPNYGIYQPICGR, from the exons ATGGCAGTGTGGATCCAGGCCCAGCAGCTCCAGGGGGATGCGCTGCACCAGATGCAGTCTCTCTATGGACAGCACTTCCCCATCGAGGTGCGCCATTACCTGTCCCAGTGGCTCGAGGGCCAACTCTG GGATGTGATCGATCTGGAGAACCCCCAGGAGGAGTTTAAGGCCAAGCGTCTGCTGGACAGCCTGATCCAGGAGCTGCAGAACAAGGCTGAGCATCAGGTGGGAGAGGACGGCTTCCTGCTCAAGATCAAACTGGGACACTACGCCAGCCAGCTCAAG AGCACGTATGACCGCTGCCCTCTGGAGCTGGTGAGATGCATCAAACACATCCTGTACACGGAGCAGAGGCTAGTCCGAGAGGCCTCTAAT TCGAGCTCCCCAGTGGGCGGGATGATGGACAGCATGTCCCAGAAGTACCAGCAGATCAACCAGGCATTCGAGGAGCTGCGCCTGCTGACCCAGGACACAGAGAACGACCTGAGAAAGCTCCAGCACAACCAGGAGTACTTCATCATCCAGTACCAGGAGAGCCTCCGCATCCAGG cccagttgACCAGCCTGGCCACACTGCCCCCTGCTGACAGACAGCTAAGGGAGCCCACATTACTGAGCAAGAGAGCCACCGTGGAGGCCTGGCTCACACGGGAGGCCAACACACTACAGAAATACAGACTG gACCTGGCAGAGAAGCACCAGAAGAGCCTGCAGCTGCTGAGGAAGCAACAGACCATCATCCTGGATGACGAGCTGATCCACTGGAAGAGACGGCAACAGCTGGCCGGCAACGGGGGTCCTCCGGAGGGGGGGCTGGACATCTTGCAGTCCTG GTGTGAGAAGTTGGCAGAGACCATCTGGCAGAACAGGCAGCAGATCAGGAGAGCAGAACACCTGAGACAACAGCTTCCCATCCCCGGCCCCATCGAGGAGCTACTGAACGACCTCAACAGCACCATCACAGACATCATCTCAGCACTGgtcaccag cACCTTTATCATAGAGAAGCAGCCTCCCCAGGTGCTGAAGACCCAGACCAAGTTTGCCGCCACAGTGCGCCTCCTAGTGGGTGGAAAGCTCAATGTGCACATGAACCCCCCGCAGGTCAAGGCCACCATCATCAGTGAACAGCAGGCGAAGGCCTTGCTTAAGAATGAGAACACCAGGAA TGACAGCAGTGGAGAGATCCTTAACAACAACTGTGTGATGGAGTACCACCAGGCCACAGGAACACTCAGCGCCAACTTCAGGAACATG TCTTTGAAGAGGATCAAGCGCTCGGACCGGCGAGGGGCGGAGTCTGTGACAGAGGAGAAGTTTACCATTCTGTTTGAGTCTCAGTTCAGCGTCGGGGGTAATGAGCTGGTCTTTCAAGTTAAG acgtTATCACTTCCTGTGGTGGTGATCGTCCACGGTAGCCAAGACAATAACGCCACGGCAACAGTACTGTGGGACAACGCTTTTGCCGAACCC ggTCGGGTGCCCTTCATAGTGCCTGACAAGGTGCTGTGGCCCCAGCTGTGTGAGGCCCTCAACATGAAGTACAAGGCGGAGGTGCAGAGTAACCGTGGCCTCTCAGAGGAGAACCTGGTCTTCCTGGCCCAGAAAGCCTTCAGTAGCTCCAGCATCAACCCTGATGACTACCGCGGCATGACCATGACCTGGTCCCAGTTCAACAGG GAGAGTCTGCCTGGCAGGAATTTCACGTTCTGGCAGTGGTTTGATGGGGTCATGGAACTCACAAAAAAACATCTCAAACCACACTGGAATGATGG GGCGATCCTGGGATTTGTGAACAAGCAGCAGGCCCAGGACATGTTGATGTCCAAACCCAACGGGACCTTCCTTCTCCGCTTCAGCGACTCTGAGATCGGAGGGATCACTATCGCCTGGGTGGCTGAGAATCCCAACAAACCAG GGGAGAGGATGGTGTGGAACCTCATGCCCTACACAACCAAAGACTTCTCCATCCGCTCTCTGGCTGACCGCATCAGTGACCTCAACCACCTCCTGTTCCTCTACCCAGACAGACCCAAGGATGAGGTCTTCTCCAAATACTACACGCCACCCCTGT CCAAAGCAGTGGATGGATATGTGAAACCGCAGATCAAACAAGTGGTACCAga GTTCACCACGACCAATCCTGACCCAGCAGCAAACCCCACCTACATGGATCACGGAGCCTCCCCTGTTGTCAGTCACCCTCCAAACTACGGCATATACCAGCCTAT ATGCGGACGGTGA